A stretch of DNA from Flavobacteriaceae bacterium MAR_2009_75:
TGGATGGTGCCGATGCCGTAATGCTTTCAGGAGAGACTTCGGTTGGAAATTATCCCGTTCAGGTAATCAACAAAATGACAAGTATTCTTGAAAGTGTTGAAAGCTCTGAACTCATTCAGGTGCCACATGACCCTCCACACATACGTACCAAGCGGTATATTACTAAATCTATATGCTATCATGCGGCTACTATGGCCAATGAAATAAAGGCAAAGGCAATTTCAACACTCACAAATAGTGGCTATACAGCCTTTCAAATTTCGGCTTGGCGGCCAAGTGCACATATCTTGGTATTTACCGACAACAAGCGTATTCTGACTCAGTTGAACCTTTTGTGGGGCGTTAGGGCTTTTTATTATGACAGGTATGTGACGACTGATGAAACTATCGACGATGTCAATCAGATTGCCTGTAAGAAAGGTTTGTTAGAAGAAGGGGATATGCTTATTAGCCTTGCAGCGATGCCTATTAGAGAAAAGGGTATGGTCAATACGCTTAGGGTAACAGAAATAGAAAGTTGTAATTTTGAAAGCTAGCACCAAATAGGCTAGGCAACAGCTCTTTCATAGGCGATGAAATTTACCAGTTCGCCCTTTTTATCAAACAACGGCTTGCCCTTAATACTACAAGTGTAGGGCGAGCCGTTTTTCTTGTAATTTATTAGCGTTTCTTCAAACGAACGCCCCTGCCCTACCGCCGTTCTAATGCGATTTTTTACAGATTCACTCGTTTCTGAGCCTTGAAACATTGAAGGTTTGCGCCCAATAACTTCGTTTTTCTTGTATCCGGTCAAATCACTAATATTAGAACTGGCAAAAACAATCTTTAAATTCATATCGGTCACAATGACCACGAGATTCTCTTTGATAGAATTTTTATCCCTTTCTGTAAAACCATCCCAATTGTTTACTTGAGATAACTGCCATAAATCACTAGAATCACTGAAATGTTCACAGAAAGCATCAAAATAGTTGCAGGTAAAATCGTGTGATAGTAATGGAAAACAATTCAATGGCTTAGAACGATAAAATCGCTCCGCCGCCTTGTCATAAAGTTTCATTTCGCTCATCTGAAAACAATAAATGCTCGCGCCAATAGTACAAAATTCAACGGCATCATACAAATATCAAGCTAAATTGAAATGATGGAACAATTACCTTCGTTTCTTCAATAGTCGTTCTGACTATTTTATAAATAACTATTTTTTTAGTACCATCTCCGAATTGGGCCGTGCATTGTTTTCTCTTTCTATTTCATCGGCCATATCTTCAAGTTCTGACTCTACGCTACACGAAAAGGCTGTTATTAAGACGGCAATTAACAAGGGCAATTTTAAAAATAAAGTTTTCATAGTTCTTCGATTTGGGGGTAAAGCGAATTGCCCTATTAGAACTCATTGACATCAATAATATTGTGTTCGAACACATTGTTTCTAAATATAGGCTCAATCAGTGAAAAAAGCTTATTAACGGAATAATACATACTTTAATCATTTTTTATGATTTGATATTGGTGGAGAATAGTAGTTTTGCCTTTCCTTAAAATTATACTGATATCATAGATTTTATAATCGCCATACTCTGGAGTTTATCTCCGTTCGGGGAAGCCAAGGCCGGTATTCCTTATGGAATGCTAAATGGCATCAATATCTATTTGGTGTTCATTGGGTGTTTTTTGGCCAATGTTCTCGTTTTTCCGATGATGCTTTTTTTTCTTGATAAAATCAATAAGTATTTTCTACGTTGGTTTTTCTATAAAAAGTCAGCAATATTTGTGGCACGTAGAGCTAAGACCGGTAGTGGTGAAAAAATCAAAAAGTTCGGTTTCTGGGGCCTCATCTTGTTTGTTATGATCCCATTGCCCGGTACCGGAGTATATGCAGGTAGTATCGCCACTTATCTGTTCAAGATTGAGCGTAAAAAAGCCTTTTGGGCCAATACCATAGGAATCTTTCTATCATCGGTAATTGTTTGGTCTGCAACTCTTATCTCAATGAAAGGTATGGGTACGGTTTAGACCCGCTACTGCCAGATTTACTTGATCGAAAGTATTTCGAATTGGTTTTCATTGAACAAAATGCTGTCACCAACTGATTTCCCTAATAATAAACGACCTATTGGTGTGCCAACAGAAATGCAGAATACTGCATCTTCCCCAGCCTTAAACTCCCCAGCTGAGATCGCTATAAAATAAGAGGCCTTAGAGGTTTTTACCAAACTACCCAATGCCACCGAAGTTGGTTCATTATTAATATTGACCTTGTTCAATACCGCTTTCATCTTCTCTGCCTCCGATAATTGTTGACCCAATTTTTCCCTTTCGAGTTGAAGCATAGCTCGACCCGTTTCATGTTTATCGCCTGCTGAGCTTTTGGTCTCGCTTTGTAAAGACTCTTGAACCCCAGATATATTATCTTGTATTCGAACCATTCGGTTCGCTACAAATCTATGGCAGTAGTCTATTAAATCGTTTTTATCTATCAATGTTCTCTTAGTGTGAATCGCGTTCTACCTTAGAGCCCGAACCTCCCACTAAAAAATCTAAATCGGCCCCTTTATGGGCCTGTTCGACATGGTCGATATAGAGTTTTACATAGCCCCGCTTCGCTAGGGGCTCAGAAGCAATCCACGCTTTCTTTCGCTTGACAAGTTCTTCATCGGAAACATCTAAATGAAGTTTTCTATTCGCAACGTCAAGTTCTATCATATCACCGTTTTCCACTAGGGCCAAATTACCGCCAACAGATGATTCAGGTGATACATGTAATACCACTGTGCCCCCTGCCGTGCCACTCATTCGCCCATCAGAAATCCGTACCATATCTTTTACGCCCTGCCTAATAAGTTTCTCCGGTAAATCAACATTACCTACTTCTGGCATTCCCGGATAACCTTTCGGGCCCACACCCTTTAAAACTATCACGCTATCTTTGTCGATATCAAGGTCGGGGTCATCGATGCGGTTGTGATAGTCTTCCATCGTTTCAAATACGACAGCCTTGCCTCTATGCTTCATTAAATGCAATGATGCTGCCGAGGGTTTAATAACAGAGCCGTTTTCGCATAGATTTCCTTTCAAAACTGCAATACCCGCTTCTTTCTTTAACGGATTTTCCAAGGTGCGTATCACATCCTCTTCATAGCATATGGCATCTTTATAATTTTCAGCCATTGTGGTGCCATTTACGGTAATAACATCCTTATGTAGCAAGGGCATTAAATTCTTTAATACCACAGGCAGACCACCTGCGTAGTAGAAATCTTCCATTAAGTATTTACCGGACGGTTTTAGATTGACCAGCAACGGTATCTTGCTGCCATGCATGTCGAAGTCTTCCAACTTTAAATCTACGCCCATACGGCCCGCTATAGCTGTTAAATGAACAATCAAATTGGTAGAGCCCCCAACCCCAGAGTTGGTAACAATGGCGTTTTCAAATGCCTTTCTAGTAAGTATTTTTGATAAGGTTAAATCTTCCTTGACCATTTCTACAATACGCCTACCGGATAGCTGTGCGTACATTTTTTTTCTTGAATCAGCGGCCGGTATAGAAGAGAATCCGGGCAGTGTTAGCCCTAAGGCTTCCACCATGGTTGCCATGGTTGAGGCCGTTCCCATAGTGTTGCAATGACCGATACTCCGGGCCAAGCATACCTCTGCCTCGCGAAAATCAGCATCAGTAAAAGCTTCATTGCTCTGCTTTTCCTTTACCATCCAGTTCATAGATCCAGAACCTATTTTCTCTCCTCTAAAGCGCCCACTCAACATAGGACCTCCCGGAACTACGATGGTAGGTAAATCTACACTGCAAGCCCCCATCAACGTAGATGGGGTGGTTTTATCACAGCCTGTTAAAAGAACAATACCATCCAAGGGATTGGCTCTAATGGACTCTTCCGTATCCATACTGACCAAATTTCTAAAGAGCATGGTAGTAGGCTTCATTATGGTTTCACCCAAACTCATCACCGGAAACTCCATTGGAAAGCCTCCTGCTTCCAAAATTCCTCTCTTAACTACTTCCGCGAATTGCCGTAGGTGTCCATTACAAGGCGTTAGATCAGACCATGTGTTACAAATTCCAATAACCGGCTTTCCTTCAAAATAATCATCTGGATACCCCTGATTTCGTAACCACGAACGGTGTACAAAATTCATTTTTTTATTGTCGCTATTGAACCATTCTGAGCTACGTAGTTTTTTCTTTTCTAACATTAAGTTTAAGTTGGATTTTTGACTGGATTAAAATAGCGATAATCAATCAGACAAACAACGTTGAACCCAATTACCCCAGACCTAAACTAAATCTGCCACTTCTTTACCAACTAGGCTACCTATAGCTATGCCCATGCCGCCCAATCTCACGCCGCAATAAACATTGTTCGAAAGCTGTTTGACAATCGGTTGTTTTTCTTGGCCCGTACCCATAATACCGCTCCACCGACTTTCTATCTCAAAGGGAATATTAGGTAGTATTATATCTCTTAGCAAACCTTCAAGACGATTTTGAACCAAATCGGACAGACCGAATTCAGTGGTTTCTTCAGCTTTAAAATCTAAGTTTCTGCCCCCGCCGATAAGTATGCGATTATCAATGTTTCTAAAATAATAATAGCCCCTTTCGAAATGAAATGTACCCGCAACCTTAAGATTTTCTATCGGCTTGGTCAATAGCACCTGTGCTCTAGCAGGTTTTATAGATTCGTTCAAGAGTTTTTCAGCAAATCCATTTGTAGCGACAATAAGTTTCTTTGTTTTGAATTCAAACAGATTCGTTTTGACGGTAATGTTTGTTCCGTTTTCGGCGAACTCTTCTACCTCTACCGAATTAAGAAGAATGACTTTATTTTTCTGAACCTGGCGGAGTAAGGCTTGCATCATTTTGCCAGTGTCAATTTGCCCTTCAAACTTATGGCTGATGTAATAGTCTTTAACCTTATTAAAATTAAAGATGTTTTTCTTCTCAAAAAATGGGTTCGCCTTAAAAATAGGATATAGTAGTTTGTTGACCGATTCAAGTTTCTCTAGGCATTCATTATAAAGCAAATCATCTTTGTCAAGAAATATTTCATGCCCACCCCATCTTTGATAATCGATATTCGAATCAGCCAGTGTCTTTCGAAGTAGTTGAATACCATACCATCGCATTTTTACCAACTGTTGTACTTGTTCTTCGGAATGAGAGCGTAAATCGTCTATAATCTCAGAAATACTGCCAAAACAGGCAAAACCCGCATTCTTTGTGCTAGCGCCTTGAGGTAGAAACCCTTTTTCCAATATTAAAATTTTGGCTTTAGGAAAGCGCTCATGAAGCCTTAACGCACAACTAAGTCCTACGATGCCACTACCAACAATGGTAAAGTCTACGTTAGATAGCCAAGTTTTATATTCCCAATAGCTTAGGTTCACTCTACTCTGGAGTTAATTTTTCAGACACCCTTTAAAGTTAAGGCCAAAGCATAAAAAAACCCCGAATTTTTTCGGGGCTTTGTTTAATCTTCTTGCTCGGGCTTCATCTTGAAATCTTCCATGAACTTGGTGGTATAATTACCGGCCAAATAATCAGGGTGATCCATTAACTGTCTGTGGAAAGGAATAGTTGTTTTAATACCTTCGATGACAAACTCGTCTAATGCCCGCCTCATTTTGTTGATAGCCTCTTCCCTTGTTTGGGCGGTGGTAATCAACTTAGCAATCATAGAATCATAGTTCGG
This window harbors:
- a CDS encoding dihydroxyacid dehydratase; the encoded protein is MLEKKKLRSSEWFNSDNKKMNFVHRSWLRNQGYPDDYFEGKPVIGICNTWSDLTPCNGHLRQFAEVVKRGILEAGGFPMEFPVMSLGETIMKPTTMLFRNLVSMDTEESIRANPLDGIVLLTGCDKTTPSTLMGACSVDLPTIVVPGGPMLSGRFRGEKIGSGSMNWMVKEKQSNEAFTDADFREAEVCLARSIGHCNTMGTASTMATMVEALGLTLPGFSSIPAADSRKKMYAQLSGRRIVEMVKEDLTLSKILTRKAFENAIVTNSGVGGSTNLIVHLTAIAGRMGVDLKLEDFDMHGSKIPLLVNLKPSGKYLMEDFYYAGGLPVVLKNLMPLLHKDVITVNGTTMAENYKDAICYEEDVIRTLENPLKKEAGIAVLKGNLCENGSVIKPSAASLHLMKHRGKAVVFETMEDYHNRIDDPDLDIDKDSVIVLKGVGPKGYPGMPEVGNVDLPEKLIRQGVKDMVRISDGRMSGTAGGTVVLHVSPESSVGGNLALVENGDMIELDVANRKLHLDVSDEELVKRKKAWIASEPLAKRGYVKLYIDHVEQAHKGADLDFLVGGSGSKVERDSH
- a CDS encoding putative membrane protein; translated protein: MLNGINIYLVFIGCFLANVLVFPMMLFFLDKINKYFLRWFFYKKSAIFVARRAKTGSGEKIKKFGFWGLILFVMIPLPGTGVYAGSIATYLFKIERKKAFWANTIGIFLSSVIVWSATLISMKGMGTV
- a CDS encoding PAS domain S-box-containing protein — protein: MSEMKLYDKAAERFYRSKPLNCFPLLSHDFTCNYFDAFCEHFSDSSDLWQLSQVNNWDGFTERDKNSIKENLVVIVTDMNLKIVFASSNISDLTGYKKNEVIGRKPSMFQGSETSESVKNRIRTAVGQGRSFEETLINYKKNGSPYTCSIKGKPLFDKKGELVNFIAYERAVA
- a CDS encoding glycine/D-amino acid oxidase-like deaminating enzyme, with protein sequence MNLSYWEYKTWLSNVDFTIVGSGIVGLSCALRLHERFPKAKILILEKGFLPQGASTKNAGFACFGSISEIIDDLRSHSEEQVQQLVKMRWYGIQLLRKTLADSNIDYQRWGGHEIFLDKDDLLYNECLEKLESVNKLLYPIFKANPFFEKKNIFNFNKVKDYYISHKFEGQIDTGKMMQALLRQVQKNKVILLNSVEVEEFAENGTNITVKTNLFEFKTKKLIVATNGFAEKLLNESIKPARAQVLLTKPIENLKVAGTFHFERGYYYFRNIDNRILIGGGRNLDFKAEETTEFGLSDLVQNRLEGLLRDIILPNIPFEIESRWSGIMGTGQEKQPIVKQLSNNVYCGVRLGGMGIAIGSLVGKEVADLV
- a CDS encoding transcription elongation GreA/GreB family factor (manually curated); its protein translation is MIDKNDLIDYCHRFVANRMVRIQDNISGVQESLQSETKSSAGDKHETGRAMLQLEREKLGQQLSEAEKMKAVLNKVNINNEPTSVALGSLVKTSKASYFIAISAGEFKAGEDAVFCISVGTPIGRLLLGKSVGDSILFNENQFEILSIK